In Castanea sativa cultivar Marrone di Chiusa Pesio chromosome 6, ASM4071231v1, a single window of DNA contains:
- the LOC142639981 gene encoding uncharacterized protein LOC142639981, whose protein sequence is MGPFPIAAKQLKFLIVGIDYFTKWVEAEVLATITEKNVRNFIWKNIVCRTTVRTPTGETPFQLTYGSEAVIPAEIGLMSYRVGKYDEGRNDQELRLRLDLVDKVRAMAEQRLARYQDLMAKHYNSRVKRRDFKVEDLVLRKVMGAARDPAQGKLGPNWEGPYKITSWLRKGTYHLEMLDGQRLRHPWNAEHLRKYYQ, encoded by the exons atgggaccattcccaATAGCAGCAAAGCAGCTGAAGTTTCTCAtcgtcggcatcgattactttaccaaatgggtcgaagctgaaGTCTTAGCCACGATCACTGAAAAGAATGTACGGAATTTcatatggaaaaacattgtttgcag aacgACAGTAAGGACTCCGACGGGGGAAACTCCGTTCCAGCTAACATACGGAAGTGAAGCGGTCATCCCGGCCGAAATAGGACTCATGAGTTACAGGGTGGGCAAATAtgacgagggaagaaatgacCAAGAGCTACGTTTACGGCTGGATCTAGTTGACAAGGTAAGGGCGATGGCTGAACAGAGACTTGCACGATAccaggacctcatggccaagcactacaactcccgagtcaagcgCCGAGACTTCAAAGTCGAAGACCTCGTTTTAAGGAAAGTGATGGGCGCTGCTAGAGATCCTGCACAAGGGAAGCTTggcccaaactgggaaggaccctacaagattaCATCATGGCTAAGAAAGGGCACTTATCACTTAGAAATGCTTGACGGACAGAGGCTAcgacacccatggaacgccgagcatCTCAGAAAATACTACCAGTAA
- the LOC142640648 gene encoding tRNA-aminoacylation cofactor arc1, which translates to MAANGCFNLDRNQKIVFSLCKHLSLDPKILSDDVKENDIKSLCLNLLKSSGAPLNDNDEVMKWITFAESFPLDSKSCSGVLSGLNDDLAQKSVLLGIGLKPSEADVIVFAVLHPLLIGLPNAEKEKLPHVLRWVDYIQNKEDFGELFEKILLEKAKFEPQGATNTVRVEVDPDAKKTSQSTKSADKSEAAMNPKKSDAGKKAIQDKEATQEKKKSSETAAVEKDKDISVSFLNIQVGLIHKAWKHPSADSLLVEEIDVGDAKPRQVVSGLAKFCNPDDLKNRRVVLITNVKPGKLRDVMSEGLVLCASNEDHTIVEPLLPPEGAKIGERISFSGIDGKPEDVLNPKKKQLEKITPHLFTDDKGVATFKGIPFMTSGGPCTSSIPKASIK; encoded by the exons ATGGCCGCGAATGGATGCTTCAATCTCGATAGAAATCAAAAGATAGTGTTTTCTCTTTGTAAACACCTCTCCTTAGATCCT AAAATTTTGTCGGATGATGTCAAGGAAAATGATATCAAGAGCTTGTGCTTGAACCTATTGAAGTCATCTGGGGCCCCTTTGAATGACAATGATGAG GTGATGAAGTGGATAACCTTTGCAGAGAGTTTTCCTTTAGATTCTAAGTCATGCTCTGGAGTTCTCAGTGGATTAAATGACGACTTGGCTCAAAAGTCTGTACTTTTGGGCATTGGATTAAAACCCTCGGAAGCTGATGTTATTGTGTTTGCAGTACTACATCCTTTGTTG ATTGGCCTTCCAAATgcagaaaaggaaaaattaccTCATGTGTTGAGATGGGTGGATTACATCCAG AACAAGGAGGACTTCGGGGAATTATTTGAGAAGATATTGCTTGAAAAGGCTAAATTTGAGCCACAG GGAGCAACAAATACAGTGAGGGTGGAAGTAGATCCAGATGCAAAAAAGACATCGCAAAGTACCAAAAGTGCAGATAAGTCGGAGGCAGCTATGAATCCAAAGAAAAGCGATGCTGGG aaaaaggcCATACAAGATAAAGAAGCTAcacaggaaaagaaaaagtcatCTGAAACAGCAGCAGTTGAGAAAGACAAAGATATTAGTGTCAGTTTCCTTAATATACAGGTTGGTCTTATTCACAAGGCATGGAAACATCCATCTGCTGACAG TTTGCTTGTCGAGGAGATAGATGTTGGAGATGCTAAACCACGTCAGGTGGTTAGTGGTTTGGCCAAGTTTTGTAATCCAGATGATTTAAAG AACCGGCGTGTCGTATTGATTACAAATGTGAAACCTGGAAAGCTACGAGATGTGATGTCAGAAGGACTG GTGCTATGTGCTTCTAATGAAGATCATACAATTGTAGAGCCTTTGCTCCCTCCTGAAGGGGCCAAAATTGGGGAGCGCATTTCATTCTCTGG GATTGACGGAAAGCCAGAAGATGTCcttaacccaaaaaagaaacagtTGGAAAAGATAACACCG CATCTTTTCACTGATGACAAGGGTGTGGCCACTTTCAAGGGAATCCCATTTATGACTTCTGGTGGACCATGTACATCATCCATTCCCAAGGCAAGCATAAAGTAA
- the LOC142639980 gene encoding uncharacterized protein LOC142639980 codes for MCGGLLGPFEASKENLGVSHLLFADGIILLSKVDSVACEAILEVLEKFCVKSGQKISSEKSRIYFSPNVNERLEEEVCDNLGIWETHDIGKYLGFPLRHRWVARNPYKFIVEKVMSKLVGWKTKYLSFAGWTVLIKFVMSAIPNYVMQGVALPVHICEKLDKVNRDFLWGSTSEKKRMHMLFGNRTDSIMWKYSKDGEFSTNSAYQLANEDDMAENQFQGQWLWKLDGLPKIISFLWLCVHGSIPMKSVLAVRGINCGKGGGGGVIRDCHGGWVKGFSRPIGHTTSVMAEWWALRDGLMLTIQLGIHQLEVELDAKVIGEILNSANYPNRSYATLMCDFRSLMARFKHIRVGHVFREANRCVDLLAKRGCSMLENFVMFDTSPFEDLNVLLDADMNGLYYYRHVANTLVFVASL; via the exons ATGTGTGGAGGGCTCTTGGGCCCCTTTGAAGCCTCTAAGGAAAATTTGGGTGTCTCTCACCTTCTTTTTGCGGATGGTATCATTTTATTAAGCAAGGTTGACTCCGTGGCCTGTGAAGCAATATTGGAAGTGCTTGagaaattttgtgtcaaatctGGGCAAAAAATTAGCTCGGAGAAGTCCCGCATATACTTTTCTCCAAATGTCAATGAAAGATTGGAGGAAGAAGTCTGTGATAACTTGGGCATCTGGGAGACTCATGATATTGGGAAGTACCTTGGCTTCCCACTAAGGCATAGATGGGTTGCGAGGAACCCATACAAATTTATAGTGGAGAAGGTCATGAGCAAATTAGTGGGGTGGAAGACTAAATACCTCTCCTTTGCTGGTTGGACGGTGTTAATTAAGTTTGTAATGTCAGCAATCCCTAATTATGTGATGCAAGGGGTGGCCCTACCAGTCCATATATGTGAAAAACTAGATAAGGTCAATCGGGATTTTCTATGGGGCTCCACAAGTGAAAAAAAGAGGATGCACATG CTGTTTGGAAATAGGACAGATTCTATCATGTGGAAGTACTCCAAAGATGGGGAATTCTCCACAAATTCGGCCTATCAGCTAGCTAATGAAGATGACATGGCTGAAAACCAGTTTCAAGGGCAATGGCTTTGGAAGCTAGATGGGTTGCCAAAAATTATAAGCTTCCTTTGGCTGTGTGTCCATGGTAGTATTCCTATGAAAAGTGTGCTGGCAGTTAGGGGCATCAATTGTG GCAAGGGCGGGGGTGGAGGAGTTATTAGGGACTGTCATGGAGGTTGGGTTAAGGGATTTTCAAGACCAATAGGACACACAACTAGTGTCATGGCTGAATGGTGGGCTTTACGTGATGGTTTGATGTTGACCATCCAATTGGGAATACATCAGTTAGAAGTAGAGCTTGATGCCAAGGTGATTGGGGAGATACTTAATAGTGCAAATTATCCTAATAGAAGTTATGCTACTCTGATGTGTGATTTCAGGTCTCTCATGGCAAGGTTCAAGCATATTCGAGTGGGGCACGTATTTAGAGAGGCGAATAGATGCGTTGACCTTTTGGCTAAGAGGGGCTGTTCCatgttggaaaattttgttatgtttgatACATCACCCTTTGAAGATTTAAATGTTTTGCTTGATGCTGATATGAATGGGCTGTATTATTATAGGCATGTTGCCAACACTCTGGTCTTTGTGGCCAGTTTgtag